In Kordia antarctica, the following proteins share a genomic window:
- a CDS encoding tetratricopeptide repeat protein: protein MRKIILFFIITATLSLHGQEITKIDSLLTKLDSTANQNQKFEILEKIIYISFNKSQKVDSLSKFYIEYIRIAKKKNEYQKLIKCYLYLSENFLKERQKEDAFFYIDSATQVNNILRSDKQKILIINQKGRIFEAFEEYQKAINVFKDIYSIEDIYSKCGATPCNVISNIGVAEKKLGNALKSIEYHLEALECLELNPNPQIYNFVINNIGWAYMDIEQYDKAEEYFLKALTSMEANENERSAANIYRSIAINYSRWGKYEEALNYNKKALDIYLKQGRKLLIYDVTENIAITYARMENFSKAESYSSNALKIAKEINFELGIKGSKLTLAQTLISAKKFLEAEKYLLDISKDTSNTRFRQVLMEAYLQSSSILYEKTGNYRESLKFQQRFKSFSDSIVSEGKEKEITEIERKYNIEKKEKELAIEREEKQELLYRNSELNWYLAVTIAGIVLSILIILLFYRSYKLKREAEIQKKSKKILSLENKIFTLISVQKETKLQTKISFDEHLKETYNITNKMLAFWKLQAQGYVEREIAEILGLKESGIETRRNSLYTKFFQKEKKKFNRNTSIGLYLNEITQFYEEKIHQINTSIKDNT, encoded by the coding sequence ATGAGAAAAATTATTCTTTTTTTTATTATTACTGCTACCTTAAGCCTACATGGACAAGAAATCACTAAAATAGATAGTCTTTTGACAAAGCTTGACTCTACAGCTAATCAAAATCAAAAGTTTGAAATTTTAGAAAAAATTATTTACATTTCTTTTAACAAATCACAGAAAGTTGACAGTCTAAGTAAATTCTACATCGAGTATATTAGAATTGCAAAGAAGAAAAATGAATATCAAAAGTTGATTAAATGCTACCTTTATTTATCTGAAAATTTCTTAAAAGAAAGACAAAAGGAAGATGCTTTTTTTTATATAGATAGTGCTACACAGGTGAATAATATTTTGAGAAGTGATAAGCAGAAAATTTTAATAATAAATCAAAAAGGAAGAATTTTTGAAGCGTTTGAAGAATATCAAAAAGCGATAAATGTTTTCAAAGATATTTATTCTATTGAAGATATTTATTCTAAATGTGGAGCAACTCCATGCAATGTAATAAGTAACATTGGAGTGGCTGAAAAAAAACTTGGAAATGCTCTCAAATCTATTGAGTATCATCTTGAGGCTCTGGAATGCTTGGAACTAAATCCCAATCCTCAAATCTATAACTTTGTCATAAATAATATTGGCTGGGCATACATGGATATAGAACAATATGATAAGGCTGAAGAATACTTCCTAAAAGCACTAACTAGCATGGAGGCTAATGAAAATGAGCGTTCTGCGGCTAACATTTACCGATCTATTGCTATTAATTATTCTCGCTGGGGAAAATATGAGGAAGCCTTGAATTACAACAAAAAGGCTCTTGACATTTATTTAAAACAGGGTAGAAAATTATTAATCTATGATGTTACAGAAAATATTGCTATTACTTATGCGAGAATGGAAAATTTCTCAAAAGCAGAAAGTTATTCTAGTAATGCCCTTAAAATCGCTAAGGAAATCAATTTTGAACTAGGAATTAAAGGGAGTAAATTAACATTAGCTCAAACATTGATAAGTGCAAAGAAATTTTTAGAAGCTGAAAAATATCTTCTTGATATTAGTAAAGATACTTCTAATACAAGATTTAGACAAGTGCTTATGGAGGCTTACTTACAAAGTTCGTCAATATTATATGAGAAAACAGGAAACTATAGAGAGTCCTTAAAATTCCAACAGCGATTCAAATCATTTAGTGATTCTATAGTTTCTGAAGGGAAAGAAAAAGAAATAACTGAAATTGAAAGGAAATATAATATAGAAAAAAAAGAAAAAGAGTTAGCCATTGAAAGAGAAGAAAAACAAGAGCTATTATACAGGAATTCTGAACTCAACTGGTATTTAGCAGTTACTATAGCAGGCATTGTATTATCAATTTTGATAATTCTATTATTCTATCGTTCTTATAAACTTAAACGTGAAGCTGAAATTCAGAAAAAATCAAAGAAAATTCTATCCCTTGAAAATAAAATATTTACATTAATTTCAGTTCAAAAGGAGACTAAACTCCAAACAAAAATATCTTTTGATGAGCATCTTAAAGAAACATATAACATCACGAATAAAATGCTAGCATTTTGGAAGCTTCAGGCTCAAGGATATGTAGAGAGAGAAATTGCTGAAATATTAGGTTTAAAAGAAAGCGGAATAGAAACTAGAAGAAATAGTTTATACACAAAGTTCTTTCAAAAAGAAAAAAAGAAATTCAATCGCAATACCTCGATAGGTTTATACTTGAATGAGATTACTCAATTCTATGAAGAAAAAATTCATCAAATCAATACTAGCATTAAAGATAATACCTAA
- a CDS encoding IS4 family transposase has product MGKSTYFSSKSVFGQLISLIDDSMIKKEVKKCNSDRYTKRFTTKDHLISMLFCSFSKCTSLREISGAMLGLSGKTSSFQLNHIPKRSTLSDANKKRDVLVFENIYHQLLKQYGGFLSDSRIKDVIKKQVKIFDSSTISLFKNIMECVGRHSKSGKRKGGIKVHTVVNADEIVPSLVWFSEAKTHDHKFLEKLNCDKNTIYVFDKGYNDYRAFEHFTAYETGFVTRIKDNASYRKIEDLDVADYIHNGVLEDQIIEVEVKKGKEKTPLKLRKVTFYDRVNKREFEFLTNLFDLRADLIAALYKIRWQIELLFKQLKQNFPLKYFLGDNENAIKIQIYCVLIVNLLFAVIKKRLKRSWAFSNLVSFCKIHLFNYINLMKFLENPEKDWIIDKAESEQLTFNW; this is encoded by the coding sequence ATGGGCAAAAGTACTTATTTTTCTAGCAAGTCTGTTTTCGGACAGCTGATTTCTTTAATTGATGATTCAATGATAAAAAAGGAAGTTAAAAAGTGTAATTCAGACCGTTATACGAAGCGGTTTACTACAAAGGATCATCTGATAAGTATGCTTTTTTGTTCCTTTTCCAAATGCACATCTTTACGTGAGATATCTGGAGCAATGCTTGGTTTATCTGGGAAAACGAGTAGTTTTCAATTAAATCATATACCTAAAAGAAGTACATTATCAGATGCAAATAAAAAAAGAGACGTTTTAGTTTTTGAAAATATTTACCATCAATTATTAAAACAATATGGTGGTTTTTTATCGGACAGCCGAATTAAAGATGTTATAAAAAAGCAAGTTAAAATCTTTGATAGTTCAACAATAAGTCTGTTTAAAAATATAATGGAGTGTGTTGGCAGACATTCAAAAAGTGGTAAAAGAAAAGGTGGAATCAAAGTTCATACAGTAGTGAATGCAGATGAAATTGTACCGAGTTTGGTTTGGTTTAGCGAAGCAAAAACACACGACCATAAATTTTTAGAAAAATTAAATTGTGATAAAAACACAATTTATGTTTTTGACAAAGGCTATAATGATTACAGGGCTTTTGAGCATTTTACAGCATATGAAACAGGATTTGTAACTCGAATAAAAGACAATGCTTCTTATAGAAAAATTGAAGATTTAGATGTTGCAGATTATATTCATAATGGAGTTTTAGAAGATCAAATAATTGAAGTAGAAGTAAAAAAAGGCAAAGAAAAAACCCCATTGAAATTAAGAAAAGTAACTTTTTATGATCGAGTAAATAAAAGAGAATTTGAGTTTTTAACTAATTTATTTGATTTAAGAGCCGATTTAATTGCTGCTTTGTATAAAATTAGATGGCAAATTGAGTTATTATTTAAACAATTAAAACAAAATTTTCCTTTGAAATATTTTTTAGGAGATAATGAAAATGCTATTAAAATACAGATATATTGCGTTTTAATAGTCAATTTGTTATTTGCAGTCATAAAAAAGAGGCTAAAAAGAAGTTGGGCTTTTTCTAATTTAGTTAGTTTCTGTAAAATTCACCTTTTCAATTATATTAATCTGATGAAATTTTTAGAAAACCCTGAAAAAGACTGGATAATTGATAAGGCTGAAAGTGAACAGCTAACATTTAATTGGTAG